In Nocardioides sp. InS609-2, a single genomic region encodes these proteins:
- a CDS encoding DegV family protein, whose amino-acid sequence MPTRTLVVTDSTASLTPDIAAAHGIVVVPLQVVIGAKVYDEGAGGATPELVAEALKAFVPVSTSRPAPAVLLDVYEKGAADGFSAVVSVHLSGEMSGTFESAQLAARQASIPVHAVDSRQVGVATGFAAISAADVLAGGGSAELAAETARERAALSSSFFYVDTLEYLRRGGRIGAAAALLGGALSVKPLLKIEDGKVANLERVRTATRALARLEDLVVEAAGDQQVDISVAHLASADRAGQLAARLTERLAEQLGGREVWCGELGAVLGAHVGPGMVAACVAPRLE is encoded by the coding sequence ATGCCAACGCGCACCCTGGTCGTCACCGACTCGACGGCCAGCCTGACCCCCGACATCGCTGCTGCCCACGGCATCGTGGTGGTGCCGTTGCAGGTCGTGATCGGCGCCAAGGTGTACGACGAGGGAGCGGGCGGCGCGACTCCCGAGCTGGTCGCCGAGGCACTGAAGGCGTTCGTGCCGGTGTCGACGTCGCGACCGGCGCCCGCGGTGCTGCTCGACGTCTACGAGAAGGGGGCGGCCGACGGGTTCTCGGCGGTCGTCTCGGTGCACCTGTCGGGCGAGATGAGTGGCACGTTCGAGTCGGCGCAGCTGGCCGCCCGGCAGGCGTCGATCCCGGTGCACGCGGTCGACAGCAGGCAGGTGGGGGTGGCGACCGGATTCGCTGCGATCTCGGCTGCCGACGTACTCGCAGGCGGGGGGAGTGCCGAGCTCGCTGCGGAAACTGCGCGCGAGCGGGCGGCGCTGTCGTCGTCGTTCTTCTACGTGGACACGCTGGAGTACCTCCGACGGGGTGGCCGCATCGGCGCCGCGGCGGCGCTGCTCGGAGGAGCGCTCTCGGTCAAACCGTTGCTGAAGATCGAGGACGGCAAGGTCGCCAACCTCGAGCGGGTCCGCACCGCGACCCGCGCGCTGGCCCGGCTGGAGGACCTCGTGGTCGAGGCTGCGGGGGACCAGCAGGTCGACATCTCGGTGGCCCACCTGGCCAGCGCCGACCGGGCCGGCCAGCTCGCCGCCAGGCTGACCGAACGGCTGGCCGAGCAGCTCGGCGGACGCGAGGTCTGGTGCGGCGAGCTGGGCGCCGTCCTGGGCGCGCACGTCGGCCCGGGCATGGTCGCGGCGTGTGTGGCGCCCCGGCTGGAGTGA
- a CDS encoding ComEA family DNA-binding protein gives MRSRRPSPEHQEAVTRRLALLSAELATVRPGADGEPEHAHTRIRDVPDSVDSFDSEPLVPIVPVPGRHARPGLRATLADLVPETLRGRVSIGQGAVTVVALVLCAALALTCWWLVRSDPEEVAAPQVAAPLIDVPSSEPLVESPAVAVSGEASTEVTVDVAGKVRRPGIAVLPAGSRVIDALKAAGGARRGIDLTSLNLARPLVDGEQVLVGVAVVPGTAAATEPGVTDPGALVNINTADQATLETLPGVGPVTAESIIGWRSEHGGFTAVDELLEVDGIGDATLEQLAPHVTI, from the coding sequence ATGCGCAGTCGACGCCCGAGCCCCGAGCACCAGGAAGCCGTGACCCGGCGGCTGGCGCTGCTGTCCGCCGAGCTGGCGACGGTGCGGCCCGGGGCTGACGGCGAGCCGGAGCATGCGCACACGCGCATCCGGGATGTGCCCGACTCCGTCGATTCCTTCGATAGCGAGCCGCTGGTGCCGATCGTGCCGGTGCCGGGGCGACATGCCCGCCCAGGGTTGCGCGCCACGCTCGCCGACCTGGTGCCCGAGACGCTGCGCGGGCGGGTGTCGATCGGTCAGGGCGCCGTCACGGTGGTGGCGCTGGTGCTGTGTGCCGCCCTCGCCCTGACCTGCTGGTGGCTGGTCCGGTCCGACCCGGAGGAGGTCGCGGCGCCCCAGGTGGCCGCGCCGCTGATCGACGTGCCTTCATCCGAGCCGCTCGTCGAGTCGCCCGCCGTGGCCGTGTCTGGCGAGGCGTCGACCGAGGTCACCGTCGACGTGGCCGGCAAGGTGCGCCGCCCCGGCATCGCCGTGCTCCCTGCCGGGTCGCGGGTCATCGACGCGCTCAAGGCGGCCGGTGGTGCTCGACGCGGCATCGACCTGACGTCGCTCAACCTGGCACGCCCACTCGTCGACGGGGAGCAGGTGCTGGTGGGTGTCGCCGTGGTGCCTGGCACCGCTGCGGCCACCGAGCCCGGCGTCACCGACCCGGGCGCGCTCGTCAACATCAACACCGCCGACCAGGCCACGCTCGAGACGCTGCCCGGCGTCGGCCCGGTGACCGCCGAGTCGATCATCGGCTGGCGCTCCGAGCACGGAGGATTCACCGCGGTCGACGAACTGCTCGAGGTCGACGGCATCGGCGACGCGACCCTCGAGCAGCTCGCCCCGCACGTGACGATCTGA